A single window of Nocardia sp. NBC_01327 DNA harbors:
- a CDS encoding TetR/AcrR family transcriptional regulator, which produces MAEPDRRVRRTRKTLHEAFIALVLDKGYENMTVQDILDRADIGRSTFYVHYRDKEALLTATFDSMRAQLEADFAHTASAGLPLEVDRPAALLFDHAHRNQRVYRALCGKQGGTVVTRHLHDFIVQLLADHLPHNPGTDHAPPPEVIAEFYAAATVGLLAWWIDHDFARDPTHLTSDFRHLATRGTRN; this is translated from the coding sequence GTGGCCGAGCCGGACCGCCGGGTGCGCCGCACGCGAAAAACCCTGCACGAAGCCTTCATCGCCCTCGTCCTGGACAAGGGCTACGAAAACATGACGGTGCAGGACATCCTCGACCGCGCCGATATCGGCCGCTCCACCTTCTACGTCCACTACCGCGATAAAGAAGCCCTGCTCACCGCCACCTTCGACAGCATGCGGGCACAACTCGAAGCCGACTTCGCCCATACCGCCTCCGCCGGCCTGCCCCTCGAGGTGGACCGCCCCGCCGCCCTCCTCTTCGACCACGCCCACCGCAACCAGCGCGTCTACCGCGCCCTCTGCGGCAAACAGGGCGGCACCGTAGTAACCCGCCACCTCCACGACTTCATAGTCCAACTCCTCGCGGACCACCTCCCGCACAACCCCGGCACCGACCACGCCCCACCCCCCGAGGTCATCGCCGAGTTCTACGCCGCCGCCACAGTCGGCCTCCTGGCCTGGTGGATCGACCACGACTTCGCTCGCGACCCCACCCACCTGACTAGCGACTTCCGGCACCTGGCCACCCGCGGAACCCGAAACTGA
- a CDS encoding RNA polymerase sigma factor gives MSGEVDDAVAEAFRGEWGHIVATLIRVTGDWELAEEAAQEAFATAVQVWPRDGVPRRPGAWLTTTARNHAIDRMRRNTVGGAKLRELAVLTPPSDSGLFEAEEIRDDRLRLIFTCCHPALAFESQIALTLRTLAGLSTAQIARAFLMPEQTLAKRLVRARAKIKNAGIPYRVPPAHLLPERTTAVLGVLYLIFNEGYAATTGADLIRESLSAEAIRLQRLLVELMPDEPEAQGLLALMLLHDARRTTRVNEAGELVSLEFQDRSRWDRGEIAEGTAILDSAMLRGPVGPYRVQAAIAACHATAPTAAATDWAQIAGLYDHLVRLVPSPIVRLNRVVAIAMAEGPDAGLALLADLEAEKALAENHLLPATRADLLRRLGRAEAAAASYERALELVTTEAERRYLTRRLEELSR, from the coding sequence GTGAGCGGCGAGGTCGATGATGCGGTCGCGGAGGCGTTCCGCGGTGAGTGGGGGCATATTGTCGCCACGCTGATTCGGGTGACCGGGGATTGGGAATTGGCCGAGGAGGCGGCGCAGGAGGCCTTCGCCACCGCCGTGCAGGTGTGGCCGCGGGACGGGGTGCCGCGCAGGCCGGGGGCCTGGCTGACCACCACGGCACGCAATCACGCCATCGATCGAATGCGCCGGAATACTGTGGGCGGGGCCAAATTACGGGAGTTGGCTGTGCTGACACCACCTTCGGATTCCGGCCTATTCGAGGCGGAGGAGATCCGCGATGATCGGCTGCGGCTCATATTCACCTGCTGTCATCCGGCGCTGGCGTTCGAATCGCAGATCGCGCTCACCCTGCGGACACTGGCCGGGCTGAGCACGGCGCAGATCGCGCGGGCCTTTCTGATGCCGGAGCAGACGCTGGCCAAACGGCTCGTGCGCGCCAGGGCGAAGATCAAGAATGCGGGCATTCCGTACCGGGTGCCGCCCGCGCATCTGCTGCCGGAACGGACGACCGCGGTGCTGGGGGTGCTGTATCTGATCTTCAATGAGGGGTATGCGGCGACAACGGGCGCCGATCTGATTCGGGAAAGCCTGAGCGCCGAGGCGATTCGGCTGCAGCGACTGCTGGTCGAATTGATGCCCGATGAGCCGGAGGCGCAGGGGCTGCTGGCATTGATGCTGCTGCACGATGCGCGGCGCACCACCCGGGTGAACGAGGCCGGGGAGCTGGTATCGCTCGAATTCCAGGATCGATCGAGGTGGGATCGAGGCGAGATCGCCGAGGGCACAGCGATTCTCGACAGCGCGATGCTGCGCGGACCGGTCGGCCCGTACCGGGTGCAGGCGGCGATCGCGGCCTGCCATGCGACCGCGCCGACCGCCGCGGCGACCGACTGGGCGCAGATCGCCGGGCTGTACGACCACCTCGTCCGGCTGGTGCCCTCGCCCATCGTCCGGCTCAATCGGGTCGTCGCGATCGCCATGGCGGAGGGACCGGACGCGGGCCTCGCGCTACTGGCCGATCTGGAGGCCGAGAAGGCGCTCGCCGAGAACCATCTGCTGCCTGCGACCAGGGCCGATCTGCTGCGGCGGCTCGGGAGAGCCGAAGCGGCGGCGGCCTCCTATGAACGGGCGCTGGAGCTGGTCACGACCGAGGCCGAGCGCCGGTATCTCACCCGGCGACTCGAGGAACTCTCGCGCTGA
- a CDS encoding YciI family protein — MKYLLMIATDEAEVSEVAGCGEWAREMRARGVLQEVTGLRPTSDATTVRVRGAEVLLSDGPFAETKDQIGGAALIECADLDEAIDIASRHPAAALGAIEVRPLMVQ; from the coding sequence ATGAAGTATTTGCTCATGATCGCGACCGATGAGGCTGAAGTGTCGGAGGTTGCCGGGTGTGGGGAGTGGGCTCGGGAGATGCGGGCTCGGGGGGTGTTGCAGGAGGTTACGGGGTTGCGGCCGACCAGTGATGCGACGACTGTGCGGGTTCGGGGGGCGGAGGTGCTGCTGTCGGATGGGCCGTTTGCGGAGACCAAGGATCAGATCGGCGGGGCGGCGTTGATCGAATGTGCTGATTTGGATGAGGCCATTGATATCGCGTCGCGGCATCCGGCGGCGGCGCTGGGGGCGATCGAGGTTCGACCGCTGATGGTGCAGTGA
- a CDS encoding class I SAM-dependent methyltransferase, translated as MKDTLIDTQYSTGVSRRNIEQALLAAGKDLDHLRPEDLALLEDFHTMGRYATGQLVDLAGVTAADAVLDAGSGIGGTARFVADHCHCRVTAVDLTEEYCDTARWLNQRVGLDDRISVQRADVTDLPFADATFQIAFSQHVQMNVADKPRLYREARRVLVDGGRLAMWDITSGETGELDYPLPWADRPDLGHLIGAGELHAIVESSGFEIDHWNDLTDQAAALMQAILALPPAPLGLHAFVTDFAQKAANLTRALADGRLRVIQGVARAVAPQSRS; from the coding sequence ATGAAAGACACACTGATCGATACCCAGTACTCGACCGGCGTATCGCGGCGAAATATCGAGCAGGCCTTGCTGGCCGCGGGCAAAGACCTCGACCACCTCCGGCCCGAGGATCTCGCGCTGCTCGAAGACTTCCATACGATGGGTCGTTATGCCACAGGGCAATTGGTGGATCTTGCCGGGGTCACCGCGGCGGACGCAGTGCTCGACGCGGGCAGTGGAATCGGCGGAACGGCACGCTTCGTCGCCGACCACTGTCACTGCCGGGTGACCGCCGTCGACCTGACCGAGGAGTACTGCGATACGGCGCGCTGGCTCAATCAGCGTGTGGGACTGGATGATCGAATCTCGGTACAGCGCGCCGACGTCACCGATCTGCCGTTCGCCGACGCCACCTTCCAGATCGCTTTCAGTCAGCACGTGCAGATGAACGTGGCAGACAAGCCTCGCCTCTACCGGGAAGCGCGCCGGGTTCTGGTGGACGGCGGCCGGCTTGCCATGTGGGACATCACCTCTGGCGAGACCGGTGAGCTCGACTATCCGCTGCCGTGGGCCGATCGACCCGACCTGGGTCACCTGATCGGGGCCGGCGAATTGCACGCCATCGTCGAGTCCTCGGGATTCGAGATCGACCACTGGAACGATCTCACCGACCAGGCGGCCGCGCTGATGCAGGCGATTCTGGCGCTGCCGCCCGCACCACTCGGACTGCACGCCTTCGTCACCGACTTCGCCCAGAAGGCGGCGAACCTGACCCGCGCTCTCGCCGACGGACGCCTTCGAGTCATCCAGGGCGTGGCGCGAGCAGTCGCCCCTCAGTCGCGTTCGTAA
- a CDS encoding YbhB/YbcL family Raf kinase inhibitor-like protein, producing MIKHPIARLLRPVRAGIGKIAWHHSAIAGAPELITVTSTAFAEGAAIPQRHAGAGVGANISPALYWSGVPAAAVELVLIVEDPDVPLPRPIVHGLFSGIAADCGGIPEGALALEYSARPAFQIGVGSFKRRGYAGPRPIPGHGPHRYIFQLFALDAPSGLGGEATLAETLAAIDGHVLGRGKLTGTYERD from the coding sequence ATGATCAAGCATCCGATCGCCCGGCTGCTGCGGCCCGTGCGCGCGGGCATCGGCAAGATCGCATGGCATCACAGCGCGATTGCCGGTGCACCGGAGCTGATTACGGTGACGAGCACCGCTTTTGCCGAGGGGGCGGCCATACCGCAGCGGCATGCGGGCGCAGGAGTCGGTGCGAATATTTCGCCGGCGCTGTACTGGTCCGGCGTGCCCGCTGCGGCGGTGGAGTTGGTCCTCATCGTCGAGGATCCCGATGTGCCGCTACCGCGGCCGATTGTGCACGGCCTCTTCTCCGGAATAGCTGCCGACTGCGGGGGGATTCCCGAAGGGGCTCTCGCACTGGAGTATTCGGCGAGGCCGGCATTTCAGATCGGCGTCGGTTCGTTCAAACGGCGTGGATATGCCGGGCCTCGTCCGATTCCCGGTCATGGGCCGCACCGCTACATCTTTCAGCTCTTCGCACTGGATGCCCCGAGTGGGCTCGGCGGCGAGGCGACGCTCGCCGAGACGCTCGCGGCCATCGATGGGCATGTCCTCGGTCGCGGAAAGCTCACGGGCACTTACGAACGCGACTGA
- a CDS encoding MFS transporter, whose protein sequence is MALIGTMFADPRQRAAAVAAFTGCFMGGAIIGPIAGGALLDHFWWGSVFLLAVPVMLLLLIAGPLLLPEYRNPDAARLDILSVALSLAAILPTVYGITELSRDSRQPLAWLSVALGAIVFTAFVLRQRTLRQPLLELRLFANRIFRGAFTLSLLVGAVQGGSILMINLYLQTALGYSTLRAGLWMVPPAFAMLLTIGLGPALARTVRPAYITATGLTVAALGYALITQVDTTTGLPPLIIGFAIAMAGIGPGMSLGYDLVLGAAPPEMAGSASATAETGGQFGVAAGVAVLGSIGAAVYRAHMPTLTALPPVAADRAHESITGAVTIARDLPPALHNEVLESARTAFTTGLHTVAAIGAITFLALAALALAELRQALPSNKIPPDDA, encoded by the coding sequence CTGGCGCTGATCGGCACCATGTTCGCCGACCCCAGGCAGCGCGCGGCGGCCGTGGCGGCCTTCACCGGCTGCTTCATGGGCGGCGCAATCATCGGCCCGATCGCGGGAGGTGCACTCCTGGACCACTTCTGGTGGGGCTCGGTATTTCTGCTGGCGGTGCCGGTCATGCTGCTACTGCTGATCGCGGGCCCGCTGCTACTGCCCGAATACCGCAATCCCGACGCGGCCCGGCTCGATATCCTCAGCGTCGCACTGTCATTGGCGGCAATACTGCCCACGGTCTACGGCATCACCGAGCTGTCCCGGGACAGCCGCCAGCCCCTGGCCTGGCTGAGTGTCGCCCTGGGCGCGATCGTCTTCACCGCATTCGTGCTGCGGCAGCGCACACTCCGGCAGCCGCTCCTGGAACTGCGCCTGTTCGCCAACCGAATCTTCCGCGGCGCCTTCACCCTCAGCCTGCTCGTCGGCGCGGTGCAGGGCGGCAGCATCCTGATGATCAACCTGTATCTGCAGACGGCGCTCGGATACTCGACGCTCCGGGCCGGATTGTGGATGGTGCCACCGGCTTTCGCCATGCTGCTGACCATCGGACTCGGCCCGGCCCTGGCCCGCACAGTCCGCCCGGCCTACATCACCGCCACCGGGCTCACTGTCGCCGCACTCGGCTACGCCCTGATCACCCAGGTGGACACCACCACCGGCCTACCCCCGCTGATCATCGGTTTCGCCATCGCCATGGCAGGCATCGGCCCCGGTATGTCCCTGGGCTACGACCTCGTACTCGGCGCCGCACCCCCCGAAATGGCGGGCTCCGCCTCCGCAACCGCGGAAACCGGCGGCCAATTCGGTGTCGCCGCAGGCGTAGCCGTCCTGGGCAGCATCGGCGCCGCGGTCTATCGCGCCCACATGCCCACCCTCACCGCACTACCCCCGGTCGCAGCCGACCGGGCCCACGAAAGCATCACCGGCGCAGTAACAATCGCCCGAGACCTGCCGCCCGCACTGCACAACGAAGTACTCGAATCCGCCCGCACCGCATTCACCACCGGCCTGCACACGGTGGCCGCCATCGGCGCGATCACCTTCCTCGCCCTGGCAGCCCTGGCCCTCGCCGAACTTCGACAAGCACTGCCCAGCAATAAGATTCCACCGGACGACGCCTGA
- a CDS encoding alpha/beta fold hydrolase — MSPDPHTGKVVSADGTVIAFDRRGDGPPLVLVLGAFNDRSTHQAFAEELAAYFTVFNYDRRGRGGSGDAPEYSVEAEIADLAAIVRQTSSAPVVFGYSSGAVLALAAAAAGVPVRGLALYEPPPVRTDQPFAEQLDRLITAGERGAAVEYFQTDIIGIPESIVSQMRNAPFRPALEAMAHTLVYEMTILGGVVHPADSAAAVSVPTVVMVGEQSPPMLHDSAAAIASANSTFRLHVLAGQNHDIAPSVVSLMLKDQFLQRH, encoded by the coding sequence ATGAGTCCAGACCCGCACACCGGCAAGGTCGTCTCCGCGGACGGCACCGTCATCGCCTTCGATCGGCGCGGGGACGGGCCGCCGCTGGTGCTCGTACTCGGCGCGTTCAATGACAGATCGACCCATCAGGCCTTCGCCGAGGAGTTGGCCGCGTATTTCACGGTGTTCAACTACGACCGGCGAGGGCGGGGCGGCAGCGGCGATGCGCCGGAGTACTCCGTCGAGGCCGAAATCGCCGACCTGGCCGCCATTGTCAGGCAGACATCCAGTGCGCCTGTGGTTTTCGGCTACTCCTCCGGTGCGGTGCTCGCGCTGGCTGCGGCGGCCGCCGGAGTTCCGGTGCGCGGTCTCGCGCTCTACGAGCCGCCGCCGGTGCGCACGGACCAGCCTTTCGCCGAGCAGCTGGATCGACTGATCACGGCGGGAGAGCGCGGCGCGGCGGTGGAGTATTTCCAGACCGACATCATCGGAATACCGGAATCCATTGTCTCCCAGATGCGTAATGCGCCGTTCCGGCCGGCCTTGGAGGCAATGGCGCACACTCTGGTCTATGAGATGACCATTCTCGGCGGGGTTGTGCATCCGGCCGATTCCGCGGCCGCGGTTTCGGTGCCGACGGTTGTGATGGTGGGCGAGCAGAGTCCACCGATGCTGCATGATTCCGCAGCGGCGATCGCCTCGGCGAATTCGACTTTCCGCCTGCACGTACTCGCCGGGCAGAATCACGACATCGCTCCCTCAGTCGTGTCGCTCATGCTGAAAGACCAATTCCTGCAACGGCATTGA